Proteins from a single region of Solanum stenotomum isolate F172 unplaced genomic scaffold, ASM1918654v1 scaffold24438, whole genome shotgun sequence:
- the LOC125851330 gene encoding bifunctional UDP-glucose 4-epimerase and UDP-xylose 4-epimerase 1-like, with protein sequence MGVQCQENILVTGGAGFIGTHTVVQLLNEGFKVTIIDNFHNSVEEAVDRVRELVGPQLSQNLEFHLGDIRNKDDLEKLFSKKEFAAVVHFAGLKAVGESVVQPFLYFENNLIGSITLYSVMAKYNCKKLVFSSSATVYGQPEKVPCVEDFELKAMNPYGRTKLFLEDIALDIQKADQEWNIILLRYFNPVGAHESGKLGEDPKGIPNNLMPYIQQVAVGRLPELNVYGNDYPTPDGTAIRDYIHVMDLADGHVVALQRLLRQNHIGCVAYNLGTGKGKSVLEMVAAFERASGKKIPLKMCPRRPGDATAVYASTEKAEKELGWKAKYGINEMCRDQWKWASQNPWGYQSKP encoded by the exons ATGGGTGTTCAGtgtcaagaaaatattttggttACTGGAGGAGCTGGTTTCATTGGAACACACACTGTGGTGCAGTTACTGAATGAAGGATTCAAAGTTACCATCATTGATAACTTTCATAATTCTGTGGAAGAAGCTGTTGATAGAGTCAGAGAATTAGTTGGTCCTCAACTTTCACAGAATCTTGAATTCCATTTG GGTGATATTAGAAACAAAGATGACTTGGAGAAGCTATTTTCTAAGAAAGA GTTTGCTGCTGTGGTCCATTTTGCTGGACTTAAGGCTGTTGGAGAGAGTGTTGTTCAGCCCTTTCTTTACTTTGAGAACAATCTGATTGGATCAATAACTTTGTATTCAGTCATGGCCAAGTATAATTGTAAGAAG TTGGTTTTTTCATCATCTGCGACAGTTTATGGTCAGCCTGAAAAGGTTCCCTGTGTGGAGGATTTTgaattgaaggctatgaatccTTATGGTCGAACAAAG CTATTTCTTGAAGATATTGCTCTGGATATCCAGAAGGCAGATCAAGAATGGAATATCATACTGTTGAGGTATTTCAACCCAGTAGGAGCTCATGAAAGTGGCAAACTCGGGGAAGATCCAAAGGGCATTCCCAACAATCTTATGCCTTACATTCAGCAAGTCGCTGTTGGTAGATTGCCAGAGTTGAATGTATATGGCAACGACTACCCTACACCTGATGGTACCGCG ATACGAGATTATATCCATGTTATGGATTTAGCGGACGGTCATGTTGTTGCACTTCAGAGACTTCTAAGGCAGAATCATATAG GTTGTGTTGCCTACAATTTGGGTACTGGAAAAGGCAAATCTGTCCTAGAGATGGTTGCTGCCTTTGAAAGAGCGTCTGGAAAG AAAATCCCGCTTAAAATGTGTCCAAGAAGACCAGGAGATGCCACTGCTGTTTATGCATCTACTGAAAAAGCTGAGAAGGAGCTCGGTTGGAA GGCAAAATATGGTATAAATGAGATGTGCAGGGACCAGTGGAAATGGGCAAGCCAAAATCCCTGGGGTTACCAATCAAAGCCTTGA
- the LOC125851331 gene encoding CASP-like protein 4A4, translated as MKEEGNVMVIAQRMIPGASPSPSLTPHSTATQPPLPTPSPYSFSVASTRLRSRPSIYAYDLALRSLALLFSFISALSLAVPSPTRTKQGTISKFYDNSQLTYCFTVSILVFIYSAFQLFKRVCDIAYRGVLISDMTSDYLSFILDQLTGYLLVSSSSVTIPVIQQMDSQTPLWKAAILAVCMSFTAFMVLAVSALLSGYKLCKRIIW; from the exons ATGAAAGAAGAAGGTAATGTGATGGTGATTGCTCAGAGAATGATACCTGgtgcttctccttctccttcatTAACTCCACACTCAACAGCTACACAACCACCTTTGCCAACACCATCACCATATTCGTTCTCAGTGGCATCGACAAGGTTGAGATCAAGGCCTTCTATATATGCATATGATCTTGCCTTAAGATCACTGGCACTCTTGTTCTCCTTCATCTCTGCTCTTTCACTAGCTGTACCATCACCAACAAGGACAAAACAAGGAACGATTTCCAAATTCTATGATAACTCACAATTGAC GTACTGCTTCACAGTAAGTATACTAGTTTTTATCTACTCAGCCTTTCAACTCTTCAAGAGAGTTTGTGACATCGCTTATAGAGGTGTCTTGATCTCCGATATGACCTCTGACTATCTCAGTTTCATACTCGATCAG TTGACAGGTTACCTTCTCGTGTCCTCTTCTTCAGTAACTATACCAGTCATTCAACAGATGGATAGCCAAACCCCTCTCTGGAAGGCAGCTATTCTTGCTGTTTGCATGTCATTTACTGCTTTCATGGTCCTTGCGGTGTCTGCACTCTTATCAGGCTACAAGCTGTGCAAAAGGATCATATGGTGA